The Nitrospirota bacterium genome window below encodes:
- the ssb gene encoding single-stranded DNA-binding protein, whose protein sequence is MDQVSSTVLEGNLTRNPELRYTDKGTPVCSFTVANNRQWKSGDEKKEEVCFIDVVVFGKHGETCAQYLVKGQGVMLVNARLKQERWEMDGQKKSKHVLHCQEVKFRGKPKEGQADGGAPSGENPDGAGEEQPWC, encoded by the coding sequence ATGGATCAAGTGAGCTCGACGGTCTTGGAGGGGAATCTGACCAGAAACCCAGAGTTGCGGTACACGGATAAAGGGACGCCCGTGTGTTCATTTACCGTCGCGAACAATCGTCAGTGGAAGTCTGGCGACGAGAAGAAGGAAGAGGTTTGCTTTATTGATGTCGTGGTGTTCGGGAAGCACGGAGAGACCTGCGCGCAATATCTCGTCAAGGGTCAAGGCGTGATGCTGGTGAATGCGAGGTTGAAGCAGGAACGCTGGGAGATGGACGGACAGAAGAAGAGCAAGCATGTCCTGCATTGCCAGGAAGTGAAGTTTCGAGGAAAACCAAAAGAGGGACAGGCGGACGGTGGCGCGCCTTCCGGCGAGAACCCAGACGGAGCCGGAGAAGAACAGCCATGGTGCTAA
- the thyX gene encoding FAD-dependent thymidylate synthase encodes MNVVEPYWEIYNDGADPDKQEEFTEVDGIRLVRKVEHYARISHRSEEAQTAISWDRFLRAVVLNKGDWSVVEHASLSVTFYVDRGITHEIVRHRLASYTQESTRFVNYAKKMSPSFIYPRPQDLEQDPDWKIAIEACEDGYQRLIAKGWTAQEARSVFPNALGSKIAMTCNLRNWRHYLLMRSTREAHPQMRQVIDPLLLKLKATIPIFFEDIEAGATQADNLKKMR; translated from the coding sequence ATGAACGTCGTAGAACCGTATTGGGAAATTTATAACGATGGGGCAGATCCAGATAAGCAGGAAGAATTTACCGAAGTGGACGGGATCAGACTAGTGCGGAAGGTGGAACACTACGCGAGAATTTCTCACCGATCTGAAGAGGCTCAGACCGCGATATCATGGGATAGATTTCTCCGCGCCGTCGTCTTGAATAAAGGCGATTGGTCTGTCGTGGAGCATGCCTCTCTTTCCGTCACGTTCTATGTCGACCGTGGCATCACGCATGAAATTGTTCGACATCGGCTCGCCTCCTATACGCAAGAGTCCACACGCTTTGTGAACTATGCGAAGAAAATGTCACCGAGTTTTATCTATCCGAGACCGCAAGACTTGGAACAGGACCCTGACTGGAAGATTGCGATTGAAGCGTGTGAAGACGGCTACCAGAGATTGATCGCGAAGGGCTGGACCGCACAAGAAGCGAGGTCGGTGTTCCCGAATGCTCTTGGTAGCAAGATCGCGATGACCTGTAATCTTCGAAACTGGCGGCATTATCTCCTGATGCGGAGCACGCGCGAGGCGCATCCGCAAATGCGTCAGGTGATTGATCCGCTCTTGTTGAAACTGAAAGCGACAATTCCAATCTTCTTTGAAGACATTGAAGCGGGTGCGACTCAGGCGGACAACCTGAAAAAGATGCGATAG
- a CDS encoding DUF853 family protein has translation MHKLKLANDLSLPLEVVTQTVAILAKRRAGKSYTMRRLAEQLFKAHQQIVIVDPKGDQWGIRSASSGIGPGLPVTIVGGEHGDVPLEPTSGEIVAKLVVEERVSLVLDLSMFRKNEVAKFMTDFLENLYRMKARECYRTPMMLVIDEADAIAPQKPQHGEERMLGAAEDIVRRGGQRGIGCVLVTQRSAVLNKNVLTQAQVLVALRTIAPQDLAAMKAWIDVHGTPEQCKTLMASLPSLPVGDAWIWSPGWPTIEGIFDRVHVLPIETFDSGATPKPGVKAIEPKQVADVDLEALKRQMAATIEKAKADNPKELRKQLAEHAKQNDVLSAKIRVLEARAQPTQVEIKEVPVITPKDLERLEKGLDRLANQYHQFAGAQQVVLTELGYLKDVVKSSGTPPRQSQARPIQTHAEAPRPPTTNVPKMPTMRMNAHESSSESLSKMARTMLTVLAQHPDGLTKGQILIHADYRSSGPVSSTFAQMISLGWVSMGGGRMMITSAGLQALGDYEPLPTKSALLHHLLNGHKLSTMEKKLLRCIADAYPHAVTKSAILTATQYASSGPVSSAFGKLVALNYVHAAGRSELRLAEELVG, from the coding sequence ATGCACAAATTGAAACTCGCTAATGATCTCTCGTTGCCACTTGAAGTCGTGACGCAAACGGTTGCCATCCTCGCCAAACGGAGGGCGGGGAAGAGTTACACCATGCGGCGGCTTGCTGAGCAGCTTTTTAAGGCACATCAGCAGATCGTCATTGTGGATCCGAAAGGCGATCAGTGGGGGATTCGATCCGCATCGAGTGGTATAGGGCCTGGCCTGCCGGTGACCATCGTAGGAGGTGAGCATGGCGATGTGCCGTTGGAGCCGACCAGTGGGGAGATTGTTGCCAAGTTGGTTGTCGAAGAGCGCGTCAGTCTGGTCCTGGACCTTTCCATGTTCCGTAAAAACGAAGTGGCAAAGTTCATGACGGACTTCTTGGAGAACTTGTATCGGATGAAGGCGCGCGAATGTTATCGGACGCCCATGATGCTGGTGATTGATGAGGCGGACGCCATTGCTCCGCAGAAGCCACAGCATGGGGAAGAGCGCATGCTCGGGGCGGCTGAAGACATCGTGCGCCGTGGAGGGCAACGCGGGATTGGCTGTGTGCTCGTCACACAACGGTCGGCGGTGCTGAATAAGAATGTACTGACACAAGCTCAGGTGCTGGTCGCATTGCGCACGATCGCCCCGCAAGATTTGGCGGCGATGAAGGCCTGGATCGATGTCCATGGCACACCGGAGCAATGTAAGACGCTGATGGCCTCGCTTCCCTCCTTGCCGGTCGGTGATGCCTGGATCTGGTCTCCCGGATGGCCGACGATCGAGGGCATCTTTGACCGCGTGCATGTGCTGCCGATCGAGACCTTTGACTCGGGCGCGACGCCGAAGCCCGGCGTCAAGGCGATTGAACCGAAGCAGGTGGCGGACGTTGATCTTGAGGCATTGAAGCGGCAAATGGCCGCGACGATTGAGAAGGCCAAGGCCGACAACCCGAAAGAACTGCGGAAGCAACTGGCGGAGCATGCCAAACAGAACGATGTATTGAGCGCCAAGATCCGGGTGCTCGAAGCAAGGGCGCAACCGACTCAGGTGGAAATAAAAGAGGTGCCGGTCATTACGCCAAAGGATTTGGAGAGGCTTGAAAAAGGTCTCGATCGTCTCGCCAATCAGTATCATCAGTTCGCTGGAGCGCAACAAGTGGTGCTGACCGAGCTTGGCTATTTGAAAGATGTGGTGAAGAGCTCCGGAACCCCTCCACGTCAGAGCCAGGCGAGACCTATACAGACACACGCAGAGGCTCCTCGGCCTCCCACGACAAATGTTCCCAAGATGCCAACTATGCGCATGAATGCGCATGAATCCTCAAGCGAAAGCCTCTCCAAAATGGCGCGCACGATGCTGACCGTCTTGGCCCAGCATCCTGACGGGCTGACCAAGGGGCAAATCCTTATCCATGCGGACTACCGTTCGAGTGGTCCGGTATCCAGCACCTTCGCACAGATGATCTCGCTTGGATGGGTCTCGATGGGTGGTGGCCGGATGATGATTACGAGTGCCGGCCTGCAGGCGCTTGGCGACTATGAACCGCTTCCCACCAAGAGCGCGCTGCTTCATCACCTGCTGAATGGGCACAAGCTCTCCACCATGGAGAAGAAGCTCCTTCGGTGTATTGCCGATGCCTATCCACATGCCGTGACCAAGTCCGCCATTCTGACGGCGACACAGTACGCCTCGAGCGGTCCCGTCTCCTCGGCATTTGGGAAGTTAGTAGCGTTGAACTATGTCCATGCTGCTGGACGATCAGAATTGAGACTCGCCGAAGAACTGGTGGGATAA
- a CDS encoding DNA cytosine methyltransferase: MDELIIDSFAGGGGASLGITWALGRHPDIAINHDAAAITMHKANHPTTTHYIEDVWKLSPREVTGGKPVGLLWASPDCKHFSRAKGGKPVEKKIRSLAWVVAKWAEQSSPRLIILENVREFEQWGPLVPRWQCQECTWKGTEGQATLARQRRACPHCDASTLKKTDDLMPDPDRSGLTFKRFTGRLRNLGYDLQWRVLNAADYGAPTHRRRLFLIARRDGCAIVWPKQTHGDPKKAHQHGLLPWRTAAECIDWSLPCPSIFERKKPLADKTMRRIALGIKRYVVDNPRPFIVCCNHGWKHFRGQSIDRPLCTLTAARDAYGVVMPVLEKCKRKTDAIAPTLIQTGYGERPGQSPRQLNMFKPMGTVVAGGSKQGLIAAFLHRYYGGSVGQTVDQLGPSESQNGHTSVVAAYLAKHYGGVVGVSVDTPLPTTTARGTQNQVVTANLIHMNHGAKQWSGMDEPMFTATAGGNHAFLVYSFLIKYFGTAIGQSIEEPMHTATSKDHFGVVTVEIEGQTYVIVDIGMRMLTPRELAKGQGFPDDYILTGSNTSQVAKIGNSVSPPPAQALVSANWASERLSSECVA, translated from the coding sequence GTGGACGAATTGATTATTGATAGTTTCGCGGGTGGAGGAGGGGCCTCTCTCGGTATCACCTGGGCGTTAGGAAGACATCCGGATATTGCAATCAACCATGATGCGGCCGCCATCACCATGCACAAGGCGAATCACCCCACGACGACGCATTACATTGAGGACGTATGGAAGTTGTCCCCACGCGAGGTGACAGGCGGAAAACCGGTTGGGTTGCTCTGGGCCAGTCCTGACTGTAAGCACTTCTCTCGGGCGAAAGGTGGCAAGCCAGTCGAGAAGAAGATCAGAAGCCTGGCCTGGGTGGTCGCGAAGTGGGCGGAGCAATCGAGTCCACGGCTGATCATTCTTGAAAACGTGCGGGAGTTCGAACAGTGGGGACCGCTCGTGCCTCGTTGGCAGTGTCAGGAATGCACGTGGAAAGGCACCGAAGGGCAAGCGACTCTCGCGCGGCAACGTCGAGCCTGTCCCCACTGTGATGCGAGTACCCTCAAGAAAACAGACGATCTGATGCCGGATCCGGATCGGTCTGGACTCACCTTCAAACGCTTCACCGGACGGCTGAGAAACCTGGGCTACGATCTGCAATGGCGAGTCTTGAACGCGGCGGACTATGGCGCGCCGACCCATCGACGGAGACTCTTTCTGATTGCCAGGAGAGATGGCTGTGCAATCGTCTGGCCAAAGCAGACCCATGGTGATCCGAAGAAGGCGCATCAGCATGGCCTGCTTCCATGGCGGACTGCGGCAGAGTGCATTGATTGGTCGCTCCCGTGTCCGTCGATATTTGAACGGAAGAAGCCACTGGCGGATAAAACCATGCGTCGAATCGCGCTTGGGATCAAACGCTATGTGGTCGATAACCCGCGACCATTCATCGTGTGCTGCAATCATGGCTGGAAGCACTTTAGAGGTCAGTCGATCGACAGACCGCTCTGTACGCTCACGGCTGCCAGAGATGCGTATGGGGTGGTCATGCCCGTTCTGGAAAAGTGCAAACGGAAGACCGATGCCATCGCTCCCACGTTAATCCAGACAGGATACGGAGAACGTCCTGGCCAATCTCCACGGCAACTGAATATGTTCAAGCCGATGGGAACGGTCGTGGCCGGTGGTTCGAAGCAAGGACTGATCGCGGCATTCCTCCATCGATACTACGGGGGGAGTGTTGGGCAGACGGTCGACCAGCTGGGTCCATCAGAGTCACAGAACGGACACACCTCTGTGGTAGCCGCCTATCTCGCCAAACATTATGGCGGAGTGGTCGGCGTCAGCGTGGATACACCCTTGCCCACGACGACAGCACGAGGAACGCAGAACCAAGTTGTCACGGCCAATTTGATTCATATGAATCATGGTGCCAAGCAATGGTCTGGAATGGATGAGCCCATGTTTACCGCAACTGCGGGAGGGAATCATGCCTTTCTGGTCTACAGCTTCCTCATCAAGTACTTCGGGACGGCGATCGGCCAATCGATTGAAGAGCCGATGCACACTGCCACGAGTAAGGATCATTTCGGAGTGGTGACGGTCGAGATCGAAGGACAGACCTATGTGATCGTGGATATTGGCATGCGGATGCTGACCCCGCGTGAGTTAGCCAAAGGCCAAGGCTTTCCCGATGACTACATTCTCACTGGATCGAATACCAGCCAGGTTGCCAAAATTGGTAACAGTGTGTCGCCTCCACCGGCGCAGGCATTGGTCTCGGCTAATTGGGCCTCTGAGAGGCTGTCGAGTGAGTGTGTCGCATGA
- a CDS encoding phage Gp37/Gp68 family protein → MSSTTAIEWTDRVWNPIRGCSMVSAGCQNCYAMKQAHRFSGPGQPYEGLTYGPRWTGKIKLVPEALDAPLHWKKPRRIFVNSMSDLFHEEVHDKFIAAVFGVMAAAPQHTFQVLTKRPERMRQWFRWIESKRGGLTTSLVKHGGAWPKVDEYSAESVLCAYCAREVLEPLSKVTWAPWPLPNVWLGVSVENQATADERIPLLLETPAAVRFVSAEPLLGSVDFSVPWPPGWREQGDPQSDRFDGLRFDDRNSFARLGRLNWVIVGGESGPGARPCDVSWIRSIRDQCQKAGVPVFVKQLGAKPFVVEGSQAAQEWSASGATSVMDDCGGIHVKDKKGGDMAEWSEDLRVREFPGRKL, encoded by the coding sequence ATGAGTTCGACCACTGCGATTGAGTGGACTGACCGAGTCTGGAACCCTATCAGGGGCTGCTCGATGGTGAGCGCGGGCTGTCAGAACTGTTACGCCATGAAGCAGGCGCACCGGTTCAGCGGTCCAGGTCAGCCCTATGAAGGGTTGACCTATGGGCCTCGATGGACGGGGAAAATCAAGTTGGTCCCAGAGGCGCTCGACGCGCCGCTGCACTGGAAGAAACCGCGACGGATCTTCGTGAACTCGATGAGCGATCTCTTTCATGAGGAGGTGCACGACAAGTTTATTGCGGCGGTGTTCGGCGTGATGGCTGCGGCACCGCAACACACATTTCAAGTGCTAACCAAGCGGCCAGAGCGGATGCGACAGTGGTTTAGATGGATCGAGTCGAAGCGCGGAGGACTGACAACTTCGCTCGTCAAGCATGGCGGCGCCTGGCCGAAGGTGGACGAGTATTCCGCTGAGTCGGTGCTCTGTGCCTATTGTGCCCGCGAAGTCTTAGAGCCTTTGTCTAAAGTTACGTGGGCTCCATGGCCGCTCCCCAACGTCTGGCTCGGTGTCTCCGTCGAAAACCAAGCGACGGCCGATGAGCGGATTCCCTTGTTGCTGGAGACGCCTGCTGCGGTGCGGTTCGTCTCGGCTGAGCCGTTGCTGGGGTCGGTGGATTTTAGTGTTCCCTGGCCTCCAGGTTGGCGTGAGCAGGGCGATCCTCAGAGCGATAGATTTGACGGATTGCGATTTGACGACCGGAATTCCTTCGCGCGGCTAGGACGACTCAATTGGGTCATCGTCGGCGGTGAGAGCGGTCCTGGTGCTCGGCCATGCGATGTGAGCTGGATTCGCTCGATCAGGGATCAGTGCCAGAAGGCGGGCGTGCCGGTGTTTGTGAAGCAGTTGGGAGCGAAGCCGTTTGTCGTTGAAGGCAGCCAGGCAGCACAGGAATGGTCCGCGTCAGGCGCGACGTCCGTGATGGACGACTGTGGCGGTATTCATGTGAAGGACAAGAAGGGCGGCGACATGGCCGAGTGGTCTGAGGATCTGCGTGTCAGAGAATTTCCAGGGAGGAAGCTATGA
- a CDS encoding DEAD/DEAH box helicase family protein has protein sequence MSSTLQHAPSVLMHHTLRAWQVQAFEAITQSESIDFLAVATPGAGKTKLSVRVVREWLDRRIIQRVIVVCPTNHLKGQWARAASASLNLDPTFSNDQTVEARDYHGIVVSYQQVCMAPALYARLCQEKRTAVVFDEIHHAGDGKGWGEGLRMAFASAVKRLATSGTPFRSDDNPIPYVRYEEQRSVPDFTYGYGEALRDGVCRRILFPAYEGQLSWRSSDGYEVNAATFGDLLNPVHMRERLKTAIMHRDWLGVVISDADRQLSTIREQGARDAGGLVVAMNQAHAHQVAALILEKTGRQPRIAISDEPAASHIIKQFASSGDRWMVAVNMVSEGVDIPRLRVGIYATNVMTEMYFRQVVGRFVRMQAEHGRRQQAYLYIPHDPTLVEYAMAIEAERDHYVPTPEEDPGTPVIWIMSDASPSAYLALAGIAQAVFTIGVDVPPSPPVPFPDPAEPLHEVKGQLRETHRRLVGRVSKQFGLDHRAVNLELHKRTGGWIDTATMTQLKKRVSQLESWLKTGYDGARS, from the coding sequence ATGTCTTCCACGCTCCAACACGCGCCATCAGTACTCATGCATCACACCCTCCGTGCCTGGCAAGTGCAGGCCTTCGAGGCGATCACACAATCTGAATCCATAGACTTCTTAGCGGTGGCCACGCCGGGAGCTGGCAAGACGAAGCTCTCGGTTCGGGTCGTCCGTGAGTGGTTGGATCGGCGGATCATCCAGCGTGTCATTGTGGTGTGTCCCACCAATCACCTCAAAGGCCAATGGGCCAGAGCGGCCTCCGCGTCCCTCAATTTGGACCCCACCTTTTCGAACGATCAAACTGTTGAAGCGCGCGACTATCACGGCATCGTGGTCAGCTATCAACAGGTCTGTATGGCTCCGGCGCTCTATGCGAGGCTGTGCCAAGAGAAGCGCACGGCGGTCGTGTTCGATGAAATCCACCACGCCGGAGACGGCAAGGGATGGGGCGAAGGGCTCAGGATGGCCTTTGCATCGGCGGTCAAACGATTGGCCACGTCCGGGACCCCATTCCGATCGGATGACAATCCCATTCCGTATGTACGCTATGAAGAGCAACGCAGTGTGCCAGACTTTACCTATGGCTATGGAGAGGCGCTGAGAGACGGGGTCTGTCGGCGCATTCTATTCCCTGCCTACGAAGGACAATTGTCCTGGCGTTCCTCAGACGGATACGAAGTCAACGCTGCCACGTTTGGAGATCTGCTCAATCCCGTCCACATGCGTGAGCGGCTCAAGACCGCCATCATGCACCGAGATTGGTTGGGCGTGGTCATCAGCGATGCAGACCGTCAACTCTCGACGATACGAGAGCAAGGGGCACGCGATGCGGGAGGGCTGGTAGTGGCCATGAATCAGGCCCATGCCCATCAAGTTGCGGCCTTGATCCTGGAAAAGACTGGGAGACAGCCGAGGATTGCCATCAGTGATGAACCGGCTGCCTCTCACATCATTAAGCAGTTTGCGAGTAGCGGTGATCGGTGGATGGTCGCCGTCAACATGGTCAGTGAAGGCGTCGATATTCCACGCTTACGGGTGGGTATCTATGCCACCAATGTGATGACGGAGATGTATTTCCGTCAGGTTGTCGGGCGCTTCGTGCGGATGCAAGCGGAGCACGGTCGCCGGCAACAGGCCTATCTCTACATTCCCCATGATCCCACGCTCGTGGAATATGCCATGGCGATCGAGGCTGAGCGGGATCACTACGTGCCCACTCCTGAGGAGGATCCCGGTACGCCGGTCATCTGGATCATGTCGGATGCGAGCCCGAGCGCCTATCTGGCGTTGGCCGGTATCGCTCAGGCGGTGTTTACCATCGGGGTCGATGTACCGCCGTCGCCTCCTGTCCCGTTCCCTGATCCTGCCGAACCCTTGCATGAAGTAAAAGGGCAGTTACGGGAGACGCATCGCCGATTGGTGGGACGAGTCTCCAAGCAATTCGGATTGGACCATCGGGCCGTGAATCTCGAACTGCACAAGCGGACGGGCGGATGGATCGATACGGCCACGATGACGCAATTAAAGAAACGGGTCTCTCAGTTGGAGTCCTGGTTGAAGACGGGGTATGACGGAGCTCGATCATGA
- a CDS encoding phage terminase large subunit family protein translates to MSAIQTHLQRSGGNWQRSLLAKHLLQALDQAAHVAQPVPAIIRDLPDSMWEFVRKFPLQADKHPLDFERHPYLVPIYQSITFDKRRHPHGYNFTLMTGAQVGKTITIMVALIFSAAKFWGEKFGYFLPDRDMADIFSSDRFQPMIHSNPSLSSLSTAVKKIKGMKAEDRKRVRTFGESTIFFSYMGGKTSTEAIPMGGIFFDEVRRMLMKDIERAEERVSHAYYPLNFKISTAGYPDTTIDAFFKKSTMNKWHSICRCKGGLVLADVWPNCVGESNGEVFYRCPKCDYRIQNPQLGSFVPEQPESSTVGFAVSQIISPAMTPKRIWEKWLTATDRQEFYNSTLGLPWVDPENILVPKEVAEACIDPSLHWMTSATNSVMGIDQRGGNNHVVIGGVGAAGKFEIRHLSILQGDDPFAGLAELMQRFDVDVCVCDALPSYNESTRFAKAFKKRVFLAYYTDNTHMVRWSDRDGELKSLQHSKAESKFEFHVMLDRYKSLEFMLMQWVLRRIAVPHPQGLVQEVTSKGMKRMSYICMGNPDTGEEGLFYHLRSLAKHRTKVMRRDSEAGRDIETGEFRMVFENIGIDPHFAHALNYALAAFQRRKSTNELWFTTGGDVKPKTVPDVQQAKPTLDPHQAAVEAQFNARMIPMVQVLPDTCGACDNFDRARTFCTARQFITHADTPVGACMDFMEKRDE, encoded by the coding sequence ATGTCAGCAATCCAGACACACTTACAGCGATCCGGGGGGAATTGGCAGCGATCTTTACTGGCCAAGCATCTCCTGCAGGCGCTTGATCAGGCGGCACACGTCGCGCAGCCCGTTCCTGCCATCATTCGAGACTTGCCGGACTCCATGTGGGAGTTTGTAAGGAAATTCCCGTTGCAGGCGGATAAGCATCCGCTCGACTTCGAACGACATCCCTACCTCGTCCCGATCTATCAATCGATTACGTTCGACAAGCGCCGCCATCCGCACGGCTACAATTTCACGCTCATGACCGGCGCACAGGTGGGGAAAACGATCACCATCATGGTGGCGCTCATTTTCTCAGCCGCCAAGTTCTGGGGTGAGAAGTTTGGATATTTCCTGCCGGACCGCGACATGGCCGACATCTTCAGCTCCGATCGCTTCCAGCCCATGATTCACAGCAATCCCTCGCTCTCGTCGCTCAGCACAGCGGTCAAAAAAATCAAAGGCATGAAAGCCGAAGACCGCAAGCGTGTACGAACGTTTGGGGAATCGACGATCTTCTTTAGCTACATGGGCGGCAAGACCTCGACCGAAGCCATTCCCATGGGCGGGATCTTCTTCGATGAAGTCCGGCGCATGCTCATGAAGGATATCGAACGCGCCGAAGAGCGGGTGAGTCATGCTTATTATCCGCTTAATTTCAAGATCTCGACGGCGGGCTATCCGGATACGACGATTGACGCCTTTTTCAAGAAGTCCACCATGAACAAGTGGCACAGCATCTGTCGCTGTAAGGGGGGCTTGGTCCTGGCGGATGTCTGGCCCAACTGTGTCGGGGAGTCGAATGGCGAGGTGTTCTATCGCTGTCCGAAGTGTGACTACCGGATTCAGAACCCGCAGCTTGGATCGTTTGTGCCAGAACAGCCGGAGTCGTCCACGGTGGGTTTTGCCGTGTCGCAAATCATCTCACCGGCCATGACGCCGAAACGCATTTGGGAGAAGTGGTTGACGGCGACGGATCGACAAGAGTTCTACAACTCCACCCTCGGACTCCCCTGGGTGGATCCGGAGAACATTCTCGTACCGAAGGAGGTGGCGGAGGCCTGTATCGATCCGTCCTTGCATTGGATGACCAGTGCGACGAACTCCGTCATGGGAATTGACCAGCGTGGAGGCAATAACCATGTCGTGATTGGCGGAGTCGGGGCAGCGGGGAAGTTCGAGATTCGGCATCTATCCATTCTGCAAGGAGATGACCCATTTGCCGGGCTGGCTGAACTGATGCAACGGTTTGACGTGGATGTCTGTGTCTGTGACGCGCTCCCAAGCTACAACGAGAGTACACGGTTCGCCAAAGCCTTCAAGAAGCGGGTGTTCCTCGCCTACTATACCGACAATACGCATATGGTGCGCTGGAGCGATCGTGATGGAGAGCTCAAGTCCTTGCAGCACTCCAAGGCGGAATCCAAGTTCGAGTTCCATGTCATGCTCGATCGGTACAAATCGCTGGAGTTCATGCTCATGCAGTGGGTGTTGCGAAGGATTGCGGTCCCCCACCCCCAAGGATTGGTGCAGGAAGTGACCTCCAAAGGCATGAAGCGCATGAGCTATATCTGCATGGGCAACCCGGATACCGGAGAGGAAGGCCTGTTCTACCATCTGCGCTCACTCGCCAAACATCGCACAAAGGTCATGCGCCGGGATTCGGAAGCGGGGCGGGATATCGAGACGGGAGAGTTTCGCATGGTCTTCGAAAACATCGGCATCGATCCCCACTTCGCGCACGCCCTCAACTATGCGCTGGCCGCGTTCCAGCGACGGAAGAGTACCAACGAGCTGTGGTTCACCACGGGAGGTGATGTGAAACCGAAGACGGTCCCCGATGTGCAGCAAGCCAAGCCGACACTCGATCCACATCAAGCCGCTGTCGAGGCGCAATTCAACGCCCGCATGATCCCGATGGTGCAAGTTCTGCCTGATACCTGCGGGGCATGTGATAATTTCGACAGGGCACGCACGTTCTGCACGGCCAGGCAATTCATCACACATGCCGACACACCCGTAGGAGCCTGCATGGACTTCATGGAGAAGAGGGACGAATGA